DNA from Plasmodium falciparum 3D7 genome assembly, chromosome: 8:
aaaaaaatctaaaaataatgatataataattaatgattcgaaaaaaaatacgaatgtaaaatcaaataagaacgttttaaaaacaaaattgttGAAAAAAAGTTTTACACCAAATttcgaaaaaaaaacaggttcgattgttaataatattatttgtgaTGAAGTTCCTTCAATTCACGATAAAGGTAATAATAccttaaaaaaggaaataaggCGAAAAACaccaaaaatgaaaaagaagaagacaAATAATACATTAAAGTTATCCAATTCATCAAGGAAAAGGAGTAatggtttaaaaaaaagaaatttaaatagtaataaaagTTCAACGTATCTTAATAACAGTTATGGTAATTTATCCTACTTTACAGACTATAGTAATTATAGCATTCGTAATTCTTCTTATGATATACCTACTTCTCATagtaaaaacaaaaataatacaaaaagattatatgtaaaatataaatatgaattacCAACTATAGCTTCCTTAGGAAAAGTAAAGAAATTAGATTACTTGGGATTAACCATTGATGATGtggaattaaataaaaaatccaaaaaacttttatataatttatctaATTTATACTTTGGAAATAGTAAACTTCAAAATAGtctatattatcataaaaaatcGAGTCAAGtgggaaagaaaaaaaaggaaaaaaaaaaaaaaaaaaactattaTACATATGACTAAAATGAACacgaaaggaaaaaaaaatatatatatattaaatatatatatatatatatatatatataatttaaggATTAAATAATCTATAGAAATGTATTTTATGgttactatttttatttttatttttctttttatatttctttttatttattttttttttatatgtaaccAAATTCTGCAGcaatcttttaaaaaaacatgTTTTTTTggttatcatattttttttattcatatatttcgtGTCATTAATTCCCTTTTgtttatacatacatttatatttcatatgtaAAAATGTAAGACGGGTAAAaaacttttttaaaaaacactttataaaaaaaaataccataaatttttaaaataaaaaaataaaaagaatatttttatatgtatcatatatattataataatttaaaatattcgcacaatttatatgttataattataataatatttcaaaatttGGAAGGTATTGAATGTATTGGCTAATAAATCTTTTTGTTGtactaaaaatattattagcATGTGAAGttacatatgaataatatgctaattatatatatatatatataatatatatacatatagatatattttgtatgcaattataaattaagctctttcattataatacatatatatatatatatatatatatatatattatataaatgtttattcatatatttttttcattttgcacatgcatatatttacaataataaaataaataaatatatacgtatatatttaatataataatatatgtatacatatataatatatatttttccttttcttttttttttttaattcatttattattttcattttattttattttttctgcttcataattaaataatcttATTTGAGTTTATATAAAATcgtttattatttataataatacattttaaaatactaaaatatcctttttaaaggcaaaaaagaaaaatgaaatatattaaaaattatatataagcaaatatatacatacatacatatatatatatataatataatatattataatataatatacatattaaaaagaacaaaagcATATAACGACATAAAATATTgttttctttaaaatttaaaatatttttacccgtaaacaaaacaaataaataaatatatatatatatatatatatattttatttttggaaTACGTaaaattattcttataaatcataatttataattgaagaatttatattaaatttaacaCAATGGTTATTACATTGCCCAAATTAAAGTACGCATTAAATGCATTATCACCCCATATAAGTGAAGAGACCTTAAATTTCCATTATAATAAACATCATGCAGGATAcgtaaataaattaaataccTTAATTAAGGACACACCATTTGCTGAAAAATCTTTATTAGATATAGTAAAAGAATCATCAGGAGCTATTTTTAACAACGCTGCTCAAATATGGAACCATACTTTTTACTGGGATTCTATGGGACCTGATTGTGGTGGTGAGCCTCATGGAGAAATTAAGGAAAAAATTCAAGAAGATTTTGGATCTTTTAACAATTTCAAAGAACAATTTTCCAATATATTATGTGGTCATTTTGGTTCCGGTTGGGGATGGTTagctttaaataataataacaaattagTTATATTACAAACACATGATGCTGGTAATCCAATTAAGGATAATACAGGTATTCCAATATTAACATGTGATATATGGGAGCATGCTTATTATATTGATTACAGAAATGACAGAGCATCATATGTTAAGGCTTGGTGGAACCTAGTAAATTGGAACTTTGCAAATGAAAACTTAAAAAAAGCTATGCAAAAGTAATAGGTGAATACTAATATAAATTCAAGagggaaaagaaaagaaaggaAACATAAACTTGAATTAATAAgtgatacatatatatatatatatatatatatatatatatatatatatatatttatttatttatttagcTGTACATTTATACAGAacgatatattttaattttaattttatttatttttttttttattcttcttatataacatatgatttatttttgtacatTATAGAAATATAGTGTGTTATactatattttatcatattatttattcatttatttatttatatttatattctttgagaaaatattttatacaagaattaaaaacgaaaagaattttttaaaaatgctTTAAAaagttaatatttttaaaaataagggAAACACAAAACAAAAAGGTGCTGTATAAATGGGTGTATTAGTGGGTATTATATAGGTGTATGTAAAATGCAATGTATGTAggtataaaatattacacataatgtaataatatacttaTGTTTTTTGTTCGAGAAATGAACATGTCCAATTTGTTCCTTCCTATATTTATTCAGGATTTAGGAACAATTCTTCATTCGTTCACTTTATAATTAATCAGATTTACAGAAGATGATGATATTATGTATACGTGTTATTAAGtgatgtaaatatatatatatatatatatatatatttatttatttatataacatttcctttatttgttttatttatttttatgtccttttaaatttaaaaggtAACGATTTAAAAGAAGGAAgagtaaattttttttttttataattcttggtttttttttgtaaagcATTTGTTgtgttaataaaattatacttTCCTGGTTTCACATTTCtcatataaagaatattaatattattatcgattgcattaataatatcatacGTTATAtgttttgaaatattttttattatatcataatgaaaagagttattttgtatatgttCCGTTTTTTCTTGTTTAATACATGAACTAAAAGTAACATTTtgattgttattattacttgTTATTTTCATTTGGATAATATAGTTAgagtaatatttatataatggtaTAAACATTAATATGTAGGATGTTGTGTTATCAtcacttatttttattatattatatttaaaaggtAAATGTATCCAATAATGTTTTTTCGTTTTTGCTTgatatacaattatattatcttcatgATTTAATACTTGTACTTGAG
Protein-coding regions in this window:
- a CDS encoding superoxide dismutase [Fe], with translation MVITLPKLKYALNALSPHISEETLNFHYNKHHAGYVNKLNTLIKDTPFAEKSLLDIVKESSGAIFNNAAQIWNHTFYWDSMGPDCGGEPHGEIKEKIQEDFGSFNNFKEQFSNILCGHFGSGWGWLALNNNNKLVILQTHDAGNPIKDNTGIPILTCDIWEHAYYIDYRNDRASYVKAWWNLVNWNFANENLKKAMQK